The region CACCTCTAGAGTCGCCTTTTGCAGGAGCTCCTCAAACAGAATACGCTCATGCGCCGCGTGTTGGTCTACAATTACCAACTTGCCATCTCTCTCGACGAGCAAATAGCTCTGTAGCACTTGCCCCAAACAGCGATACGGCACGCGCGGTAAATAGGTCACCTGAGCCGGTGACTCTGCGGCAGAAGGCATAAAACTAACGGGAGTCAACGCAAGCGGAGCGTCTTCATGCGCGACCAAGCCCGAGGCTTTCATCGGCGGAGTTGTCAGGGCCTGCGAGCTCACTTTGCTTATGGCCAGAACTTTGCTCTTGAGCAAAGATATTGCTGCGGAGACCACGGCACGCTCGTCCCTAAACCTTACTTCTGTTTTGGCGGGGTGTACATTGACGTCCACTTCGCGCGGGTCCATGGTGATATGCAGTATCGCCACAGGAAAGCGCTTCGGAGGTGTGAGCGTGCGATAGGCCTCGTCTAGGGCAAAGGCGAGCCCGCGATGCTCGATGCACCGCCCGTTAAGGAAGAAGTACTGCCAACCGCGATTGTGGCGCGTTAGGGTGGGCCGCGCCAGCACACCAGAGAGAGATATATATCTGCCTCCCGCCTCGTCAAAAGCCCATAGGTGTCTCGCTGCCTCACTGCCAATTACAGCCGCTGCGGCGTCTAGCAGGCTGTTGGTGCCGGGGGACTGCAAAACCATACGCCCATCCAAAAGAAGAGTGAAGCGTACGGCGGGATGCGAGAGGGCTAGGCGCTCCATGCTCTGCGCGATACGCTGCGCTTCCTGAGCGGCACTTTTCATAAACTTAAGCCTAGCTGGGGTATTAGCAAAAAGCTCTCGCACCTCGACAATTGTGCCCTGCGGCATACCCACCGCCTGCATGGCTTGTTGTTCGCCAGCCTGACACACCAAAAGTTGCCCATGCTCGGCTTCTCGCCTGCGGCTTTTTATGGACAAGTGGCTGACCGCGGCAATACTTGGCAGCGCCTCGCCGCGAAAGCCTAGGGTCGTCAGGTAGAAGAGGTCATTCAGGGTGCTTAGTTTGCTCGTCGCATGGCGCAATACAGAGACGGCGAGGTCGTCTTTGTCCATGCCGTGGCCATTGTCGGTCACTCTGATTAAGCGTAGACCGCCACCTAGAATTTCCACGGTGATATCAGTAGCTTCTGCATCGAGGGCATTCTCCACTAGCTCTTTGACAGCGGAAGCCGGTCTCTCCACCACCTCGCCGGCCGAGATTTGGTTTACTACATCGAGAGCTAAAACTCTAATTCCCATCAAGGCTTCACCTCACGGTCTGCTCGCTTGA is a window of Selenomonadales bacterium DNA encoding:
- the mutL gene encoding DNA mismatch repair endonuclease MutL; this translates as MGIRVLALDVVNQISAGEVVERPASAVKELVENALDAEATDITVEILGGGLRLIRVTDNGHGMDKDDLAVSVLRHATSKLSTLNDLFYLTTLGFRGEALPSIAAVSHLSIKSRRREAEHGQLLVCQAGEQQAMQAVGMPQGTIVEVRELFANTPARLKFMKSAAQEAQRIAQSMERLALSHPAVRFTLLLDGRMVLQSPGTNSLLDAAAAVIGSEAARHLWAFDEAGGRYISLSGVLARPTLTRHNRGWQYFFLNGRCIEHRGLAFALDEAYRTLTPPKRFPVAILHITMDPREVDVNVHPAKTEVRFRDERAVVSAAISLLKSKVLAISKVSSQALTTPPMKASGLVAHEDAPLALTPVSFMPSAAESPAQVTYLPRVPYRCLGQVLQSYLLVERDGKLVIVDQHAAHERILFEELLQKATLEVLSLAIPIAVDLGTAVVSEERLAALNAVGITCEPFGGNTYLVRSFPAVYRGYFDEQALRELLTDLDEDKAKLDREVRMAQALACRAAIKANTKLTPAEMVELLDRLYATDRSVTCPHGRPVEIEYTGDELFRLFHPSAR